The following is a genomic window from Streptomyces sp. BHT-5-2.
AGGGCAGAGGGCCGGAGCAGCAGCTTCGGCCCTCTGTCGTTGTGTCCGAACGTCGTGGCGGCCAACTCCGCCGTGCGGCCCGGAAGTTCCGGAAAAAGCCAGATGGCCGGGCATCTCCCCAGATGCCCGGCCATTCGTGCCGTCCGCCGCACCCCCGTCCCCACGGGGTTTCGGCCGGCAGCCGTCCCGGACCGCTCTTCCGGGACCGGGGCGTCCGCTCAGTGCCCCAGCATGCCGGCCACGGACGACGCCTGTGTGACGACGGCCTCCCAGCCGCCGAAGACCACGGCCAGGAGGACCGCCAGCGGCAGCACCATGGCGACCGCTATGAGGGGATGGCGGGTACCGGCGGGCCGGCTTCCGCCGAACGCGGTGCCAGCCCTGCGGCCCCGCGTCCGGAGGGCCGTCCGCCCCGTGCTCTCCGCCATCGCCCCGCTCCCGTCGTGATCCAGGGCGGCGGGCGTCTGACCTCGGGGGACGAGTGCTGCGCCCGCCGCTTGACCTCAAGCCTAGGCGCGCGGAGGGGGCCCGGGCGTCATGCCGTCGTACCGCTTGGCGGGCCTCCAGGAGGATGACGGCCGGGGCCCCGGCGTACTCCCCTGGGTGGAGAGAGGCGGGACCGCACCCGGAGAGATCCCCGTGAGGGGCGCCAGGAGCGGGGATGCGGCGCGCGGGAGGTACACAGGTCCGCCGCGGGCGGGGATGCCGAAACGGTGACTTCGATCACTAGGGGATCTCCTGTGTGCACGACCGTCCCGGCCGTCGCGCGGGGCTCGCGCAAGACGGGGCCCGCGCCGTTTCCGCACCTTTCGCTCCGTCAAAGTCCGTTGGGGAAGGGATCATTGGGGCTCGGTGCGGGTAGCGGGGCCGGGGGGCGGGCCGAATTCCCTCCGTGCGGCGGGGATCGGGGCGGCCACCGGTAATCCGGTTGCCGACGCATGCGCGGCCTCTCAGCACAGCGAGCCGTCAATCCGTAAGCTGTGCCACGTCAGACGGTTGAGCGGAGTGGGGCCTCCCCACCGCAGGCAGGGGACGGACATGGCGATGATGCGGCTCCGGCGCGAGGACCCGCGTGTCGTCGGATCGTTCCGACTGCACCGCCGGCTCGGCGCGGGCGGGATGGGCGTGGTCTACCTCGGCTCGGACAAGCGCGGGCAGCGGGTCGCATTGAAGGTGATCCGGCCGGATCTGGCGGAGGATCAGGAGTTCCGGTCGCGGTTCGCCCGCGAGGTCTCGGCCGCCCGGCGGATCCGCGGCGGCTGTACGGCGCGGCTGGTGGCGGCGGACCTGGACGCCGACCGTCCGTGGTTCGCGACCCAGTACGTCCCCGGTCCCTCGCTGCACGACAAGGTGAACGAGGAGGGACCGCTCTCCCCCGCGCAGGTCGCCGCCATCGGGGCGGCGCTGTCCGAGGGGCTGCTGGCCGTCCACGACGCGGGTGTGGTGCACCGGGATCTGAAGCCGTCCAACATCCTGCTGTCGCCCAAGGGTCCGCGGATCATCGACTTCGGGATCGCCTGGGCGACCGGGGCCAGCACGCTGACGCACGTCGGAACGGCCGTCGGGTCGCCCGGCTTCCTGGCACCGGAGCAGGTGCGCGGCGCGGCGGTGACGCCGGCCACCGACATCTTCTCGCTGGGCGCCACCCTCGCGTACGCCTGCACCGCGGACTCGCCGTTCGGGCAGGGCAGTTCGGAGGTCATGCTCTACCGCGTGGTCCACGAGGAGGCGCAGCTGGCCGGGGTGCCGGACGCGCTGGCGCCGCTGCTCGCGTCATGCCTGGCCAAGGACCCGGCGGACCGGCCCAGCACGCTGTCGCTGTCGCTGCGGCTGAAGGAGATCGCGGCCCGCGAGGCGCACGGGCACTCGGCCGGGGCGTGGGAGAACTCGCCGGGCGACGAGGACGGCTGGGGCCGCGCGGAGCGGCGGCCTGCGGAGCGTCCGACCGGGCGGCGCGCCGAGGAGTACGCGCGTCAGCGGACCGAGCGGGGTACGGGGGGTACGTCCGCGCCGCGGCCGGCCCGGCCCGCGGGGTCGCGGGACGCGGCGGCGCGGGATCGGGGTCCCGCGTCGTCGGGCGGCGCCGCGCGGACCGGTGGACGGGCCACCGGGCAGCGGCCGGCCTCGCGGCCCACGGGGCGAAACGGTTCGCGTACGCCGCCGCGCACGGGTGCGGGCGGCCGGCGGCCGGGTCCGGACCGGCGGCTGCTGCGGCAGCGCGTGGTGGTGTTCGTGGTGGTGACGTTGCTGGTGGCGCTGGGGATCGCGGCGGCCCAGGGATGCCAGGGCCCGACCCGTGGGCTCGGCGGCGAGCGGCCGGTGAGCGTGGCGTCGCATGACGCCGGGAGCGCGGCCGGTGGTACGGCCGGTGGCGGGGCACGGCGGCACTGAGGGTACGCGGCCGGGGCGTGAGGGGCGCCGTTCCCGTGCGTGCGGCTCCGAAGGGGGCGGGTGGTGGGCCTTAGGGGGTGGGGGAACGGATTCCCTAGGGGGTGCGTGGGCCCCCTGCGGGGCCACAACGTGGGGTGGGTGGGGGGTTATTCCGGCGTGTGCGGCGGGTCGGCGACCGGTGTGTGGGGAGGAGCGGTGGCCGGTGGGTGGGGAGCAGCAGCGGCCGACGTGTGGGGAGGAGCGGTGGGCGGCGTTTGGGGAGAGGCGGTGGGCGGTGTCGTGGCCGGTGTGTGGGGTGTGGCGGTGACCGCGTAGAAGGCGACTGCGGCGGCGGCGCCGACGTTGAGGGAGTCGACGCCGTGGGCCATGGGGATGCGGACCCATTCGTCGGCGGCGCGCAGGGCGCCCGTGGTCAGGCCGCCGCCCTCCGCGCCGAGCATCAGCGCGGCCCGTTCGAGGGTGTGCGGGGCGACCTCGTCGAGGGCCCGGGCCCCGTCGGCCGGGGTCAGCGCGAGCAGGCTGAAACCCGCCTCCCGGACGACGGCCAGGTCCCGCGGCCAGGTCTCCAGACGGGCGTACGGGACCGAGAAGACCGCGCCCATGGAGACCTTCACCGAGCGGCGGTAGAGCGGGTCGGCGCAGTCCGGGGAGAGCAGCACCGCGTCCATGCCCAGGGCGGCGGCGCTGCGGAAGATGGCACCGATGTTGGTGTGGTCGTTGACCGCTTCCATGACCGCGATCCGGCGGGCGCCGGTGAGGAGTTCGGCGGCCGTCGGCAACGGCTTGCGCTGCATGGAGGCGAGGGCGCCGCGGTGCACGTGATAGCCCGTCACCCGCTCGGCGAGGTCCGGGCTGACGGCGTAGACCGGGGCCGGGACCTCGTCGATGACGTCCCGCATCACGTCGACCCACTTGGCCGAGAGCAGCATGGAGCGCATCTCGTAGCCGGCGTGCCGGGCGCGGCGGATGACCTTCTCGCCCTCGGCGATGAAGAGTCCTTCGGCCGGTTCGCGGCGGCGCCGCAGCTCGACGTCGGTGAGGCCGGTGTAGTCGCCCAGCCGCGGGTCGTCCGGGTCGTCGACGGTGATGATTTCTGCCACGGGGAGATAGTGCCTTGTCGGTGTCGAGGAGGCTGGGCCGGGAAGCGGTTTCGGTCGGTGGTTCCGGTCAGTGCGACGGGGCGGCGGGGGTGAGGCCGACGACGTCGCCGATGACGATGACGGCCGGCGGGCGGACGCCCTCGGTGCGTACGGTCTCGCCGAGGGTGGCGAGGGTGGCGTCCACGCGGCGCTGGGCGGCGGTGGTGCCCTCCTGGACGACGGCGGCGGGGGTGTCGGCGGGGCGGCCGCACTCTATGAGCTTGGCGGCGATGGCGCCGCTGTTCTCCACGCCCATCAGGACGACGAGGGTGCCGCGGAGCGCGGCCAGTGCGGGCCAGTCGACCAGGGAGCGCTCGTCGTCGGGGGCGACATGGCCACTGACGACGGTGAACTCGTGGGCGACGCCGCGGTGGGTGACGGGGATGCCGGCGGCGCCGGGGACGGAGATGGTGCTGGAGATGCCGGGGACGACGGTGCAGGGGATGCCGGCGTCGGCGAGTGCCTGGGCCTCCTCCATGCCGCGGCCGAAGACGAACGGGTCGCCGCCCTTGAGCCGGACCACGGCCTTGCCGGCCTTGGCGTGCTCGATCAGGGCGTTGTTGATCGCCTCCTGGGCCATGAACCGCCCGTAGGGGATCTTGGCGGCGTCGATGACCTCGACGTGCGGCGGGAGTTCGGCGAGCAGATCGCGCGGGCCGAGCCGGTCGGCGATGACGACGTCGGCCTCGGCGAGGAGGCGGCGGCCGCGAACGGTGATCAGGTCGGGGTCGCCGGGGCCGCCGCCGACCAGCGCCACACCGGGGGTGTGCGGGCGGCGGTGGTGCGGGGCGGCGATGCTGCCGTCGCGCAGGCCCTCGACGATGGCGTCGCGGACGGCCGCGGAACGGCGCGGGTCGCGGCCGGTGAGGACGGCCACCGTGACGCCCTCGCTGCGGCCGGTGGCCGGCGTCCAGGCGGTGGCGGCCTCGGCGTCGTCGGAGCGGACGGCCCAGACGCGGCGCTCCTCGGCCTCCTGGGAGGCGGCGGCGTTGGCCTCGGGGTCGTCGGTGGAGATCAGCGCGTACCAGGCGCCGTCGAGGTCGCCGGGGCGGTAGCGGCGGCGCTCCCAGCGGAGTTCGCCGGCGTCGACCATCGCCTCGACGGAGGCGGTGGCGGACGGGGAGACCAGCAGGACGTCGGCGCCTGCGGCGAGGAGTGCGGGGAGCCGGCGCTGGGCGACCTGGCCCGCTCCCAGAACGACCACACGGCGGCCGGACAGCCGCAGTCCGACGGGGTAGGCAGCGGGTTCGACGACGGGTTCGGCCATGGCGGGGTGGCTCCTTGTGCGGTGATGCGGGTTCGACGACCGTTCAGTCGCTGCGGCACCGGAGCGGCTGAGGGGTGGTACGGCCCTGCCGGGACGTACGCCCCGGCCCACAGCCTATGAGGCTGCGGGCCGGGGGTCATGCGGGGGCGGCCCGGTCTTCGGGCCGGCCCGGTGTCAGCTCTTCTCGGTGACTCCGGCGGAGTCGAAGGTGGCGACCTCGTGCATCGCGCGGGCGGCGCTCTGCACGACGGGCAGCGCGAGCAGTGCGCCGGTGCCCTCGCCGAGCCGCAGGTCGAGGTCGACCAGCGGGCGCAGGCCCAGCTTGTTGAGGGCCGCGACATGGCCCGGTTCGGCGCTGCGGTGGCCGGCGATGCAGGCCGCCAGCGCCTCGGGGGCGATGGCCCGGGCCACCAGGGCGGCGGCGCCGGCGCTGACGCCGTCCAGGATCACCGGCGTGCGCAGCGAGGCGCCGCCGAGGATCAGACCGATCATGGCCGCGTGCTCCAGGCCGCCGAGGGCGGCGAGGACGGTGATCGGGTCGGCCGGGTCGGGCTGGTGGAACTCCAGGGCGCGGCGGACGACCTCGACCTTGCGGGCGTGCGTCTCGTCGTTGATGCCGGTGCCGCGACCGGTGACCTCGGCCGGGTCGACGCCGGTGTAGACGGCGATCAGGGCGGCCGAGGAGGTGGTGTTGGCGATGCCCATCTCGCCCGTCAGCAGCGCCTTGTTGCCGGCCGCGACGAGGTCCCGGGCGGTCTCGATGCCGACCTCGATGGCCTTGAGGGCCTCGTCCTGGGTCATCGCCGGGCCCTGGGTGAAGTCGGCGGTGCCGGGGCGGACCTTGCGGGGCAGCAGGCCGGGGGTGGCGGGCAGGTCGCCGGCCACGCCGACGTCGACCACGCAGACCTCGGCGCCGACCTGGTTGGCGAAGGCGTTGCAGACCGCTCCCCCGCCCAGGAAGTTGGCGACCATCTGGCCGGTGACCTCCTGGGGCCAGGGGGTCACGCCCTGGGCGTGCACACCGTGGTCGCCGGCGAAGATCGCGACCGCGGCCGGCTCCGGGATGGGCGGCGGGCACTTCCGGGACAGGCCGCACAGCTGCGCGGAGATGATCTCCAGCATGCCCAGCGCGCCGGCCGGCTTGGTCATCCGCTTCTGCCGCTCCCACGCCTCGCCGAGCGCCTTGGCGTCCAGCGGGCGGATGCCGGCGAGGGTCTCCTGGACGAGGTCGTGCGGGTCCTCGCCGGGCAGGGCGCGGCGGCCGTAGGTCTCCTCGTGGACGACCCAGGAGAGCGGGCGGCGCTTGGACCAGCCGGCCTGGAGCAGCTCGGGCTCGTCCGGGAACTCGTCGACGTAGCCGACGCAGAGGTAGGCGACGATCTCCAGGTGTTCGGGCAGGCCCAGTTCGCGGACCATCTCGCGCTCGTCGAAGAAGCTGACCCAGCCGACGCCCAGGCCCTCGGCGCGGGCGGCCAGCCAGAGGTTCTCGACGGCGAGCGCGGAGGAGTACGGGGCCATCTGCGGCTGGGTGTGCCGGCCGAGGGTGTGCCGGCCGCCGCGGGTGGGGTCGGCGGTGACGACGATGTTCACCGGCGTTTCGAGGATGGCCTCGATCTTCAGCTCGCGGAACTGCTTGGCGCGGGCCTTGGGCAGCGACTTGGCGTAGGCGTCGCGCTGCCGCATGGCCAGCTCGTGCATCTTGGCGCGGGTCTCGTCCGACCGGATGACGACGAAGTCCCAGGGCTGGGAGTGGCCGACGCTGGGGGCGGTGTGGGCCGCCTCCAGGACGCGCAGCAGGACGTCGTTGGGGATCGGGTCGGGGCGGAAGCCGTTGCGGATGTCGCGGCGTTCGCGGATGACGCGGTGGACGGCGGCGCGCTCGGAGTCGTCGTAGCCGGGCGCGGGGGCCGTCGTGGGCGCGGGCTCGGCGGCGGGGGACTCGGCCGGGTGTGCGTCGTCGCCCTCGGCGTGCTCGACGAACTGGGCGTCGTCCTGCTGGTGCGGGAGGGCGTCGGCCTCGGCCGGGGCGGCGTCGGTGGCCGCGGGGGCCTGCGGTGCCGGGTCGGCGGCGGACTCCTGCGGGGCGGGCACCGGCTCGGCGGTCGCCTGGGCGGGGATCTGCGGGGTCGCCGCCTCGGGGTGGACGGGGGCCTCCTCGGCGGCCGGCGGGGCCGGGGCCTCGGCCGGCTCGGCGGCGTGCTCCTGGGCGTCGGCGGCGGCAGGCGCGGGCTGCTCGCCCTCGGGGGCGGGCTGCGGGGCCTCCGCCTCCGGGGCGGGCTGCGGGGCCTCGGCGTCCTCGGGAGCGGCGGCCTGCGGGGCTCCGGTGTCCTGCGGCTGCGTCTCCGCCTCTATGACGGGCTGCTGGGGCGCCTCCGCCGGGGCCGGCGGGGCGTCGGCGGCCTGCGGGGCGGTGGCGGCGTCGGCGGGGGCGTGCTCGGCTGCGGGGGCGGTGGTGCCCTCGGCCGGGGCGATCACGGCGGCCTCGGCGGGCTGCGGCTCGGCGGCCGGCTCCTCGGCGGCGGGCTGGACCGCGACGGGCTGCTCGGGCTGCACCGCCGGCGCCTCGGGGGCGGCCGGGGCGGCCTCGGGGGCGGCGGGCTGTACGGCGGGGGTCGCGGCCTGCGGCTGGTCCGCCGCCGGGGCCTGAGCCGGGGCGTCGGGCGCCGGCTGAGCATCAGCGGGCTGGGCCGTGTCCTGCGGGGACTGGACCGCCTCTGCGGGGGCCGCCGCCTGCTCCGGCTGCCGGCCGGCGGCCTCGGGGGTCGCGGGAGCGTCCTCCTGCGCCGGCGCCTCGGGCTGCGCGGGCGCGGCCTCGGGGACGTCCTGGGCCGGGGCGGGGGCTTCGGCGGCCGGCTGCGCGACCGCGGCGTCCGGAGCGACGGCCTGCTCGGGCGCGGGCTGCCGGACGGCCGCCTCCGCGGCAGGAGTTGCCGCGGCCTCGGTCGTCGCGGCCTCGGTGGCCACCACGTCGACGGGCTGCGGCCGCTCGGCCGGGGCCTCCGGCGCCGGAGCCTGGGCCGCGGCCTCCTGGACGGGCTCGCCCGGCTCCGCGACAGCGGCGGCTACGGGAGCGGCAGGGGCGACGGCCTCGTCGGCCACCGTGCCCTCGGCGGGCGCCGCCGCGGGCCGCGGCTGCCCGGCCGGTGCCTGGTCGGTGGGCAGTCCGGCGGGCGGCTGCTCGGCGGGCGGTGCGCCGTCCTGGGCGGGCGGCCGGGCCTCCGGCACGACCGCTTCCGCGCCGGCCTCGGGGACCGGGGCGGCCGGCACGGCGGTCGGCTCCGCGACGGGCACCGCGGCCTGGACGGGTGTGCCGCCCCACGGCTGCGCCTGGGCCGGCGTGTGGGACGGGATCTCGCCCAGCTGCGGGCCCGGCAACGGGCCCTGGCCGGCGGCCCCGTAGGACTGCTCGGCGTACGTCTGGCCTTCGTAGGGCTGCCGGCCGTACGGCATCGCCACGGGCTGCTGCTCCTGCCGCACGGCCGCCGGGGCGACGGCCTCGGGGTGCGGCTGGGCGGGGGCGGCCTGGGCCTGCACCGCGGCGGCCGCGGCGTCGACCGGCGGTGCGCCGACGGGCTGCGGCGCGACCGGCCGGGCGGCGTCGGTCGGCACGGCGTCGGTCTGCTCGTCGGGGAGCGGGACGTCGAGGTATTCGGGGCCAGCGGCCGGCGGGGCGGGCTGCCGGGCGGCCTGCTGGGGCGCCTCGGCGGGCCCCCGGTCGGCCAGCGAACGCACCACGCCGCCGGTCGCCTCGGGGACCGGCGGGCCCATGTGGAGCGGGCGGCGCGGGGCGGCCGCACCGTGGGCGCGCGCCTGCTGGGGGACGACCGGCTGCTGGGCACGGACGGCGCCGAGGTCGACGGAACCGGAGTCCCGGCCGCCGGTCTCGTGGTCGCCGGCCGGGGCGTGGCCGGCGGCGGGGTCGAACGGCGCACTCTGCTGCGGCGGTACGGCCTGCGGCTGGGCGGGCTGCGGCGGCTGCTGGGCGCCCTGTTCGCTCCAGGCGCCCTGGGCGCCGGGCATCAGCAGGTCGTCGTCCTCGACGGTGCCGTCGGCCGGGCCGAGGTAGGGGTACTCGCCCGGTTGCTGGGTGGGTCCGGCGTCGGCAGGGGTGGGAACGGCCTGCGGCTGCCCGCGGTGTCCGCCTGCGTTCTCCGGCTGTCCCTGACCCGGGACCTGGCCGGTGTCGGTCATGCGTACCCCTCGCCCACTGCTAGTGCTCCTTCCACGCGCTCGTGCGACGCGTCGACCGGTGCGCACCGACGCCCCGATAGCGAGAACGAGCGAGCACGTCTCCCGGCACGTCCGCACCCAAGTGCTTCATTTTCGTCCAAAACCACGGCATTTTCCGGATATTGGCGTACGAAGCCGAACGCGGAACGGCGGCGCAACGATCCGCCAGCCTACCTCGCGCGGGTGGTCTTCCTGGTCACGGGTGAGGAACGCGATAGCCGCTCAGCAAAAACACCACAGAGCGTTCACGTTCGACCCAAACGGAAGTGTCGAGTTCCACGGACTGCAGCAGCGCGCACTCGACTTCGTAGCCGCCGTCGGCGAGTGCCCGGCCGAGCGTCTCGGCCTCGTCGCGGGTCGCGGCGTGGGTGACGATCCGCTCGGGGCGGCGGGCCGCGCAGGCGGTGACCACGTCCGCTCCCCCGACGCCGATGCGGACCACGTCGGGCTCCGGGAGGTCCTCCAGGATCTGCGGCGCACGGCCGTGCACGGCCTGGAGTTGGACGCCGTGCCGGCGGGCCAGGGCGGCGGCGCGGTCGCAGGCGTCGGGGTCGGCGTCGACCGCGATGACCGCGGCGCCGAACCGCGCGGCCTCCACCGCGGCCGCGCCGCTGCCCGAGCCGATGTCCCAGACCAGGTCGCCCACCCGCGGCCCGAGGCGGGCGAGTTGGGCGGTGCGCAGCTGCACGGACTCGCCCTCGCCGAGGGCGCCGCCGTAGGCCCGGCCGGGAAGTCCCCAGCCGCGCGGGCCGGTCGGATCGCCGGCCCTGTTGACGGGGGCTCCGGCCATCCAGCCGGTGCCCTGGGCGGCGGCACCGGAAGGCGAACCGCCCACGACGATGACGACGTTGGGGTCGCGCCAGACGTGGTCGGCGACCTTGTCGGATGTGAGGACCGTCACCTGTTCCCGTTCGGTGCCGAGGTCCTCGCAGATGACGAAGGTGCGGTGCACACCTTCCAGGAGGAGGGCGAGTTCGGCGGGTCCGGCGCCGGGCGAGGTGAGCACCGCGACCTTGGTGTGGGCGCGGCAGACGTTGACCGCGCGGCGCAGGTCGCGGCTGTGGGCGACGACGACCTGGGCGTCGTCCCAGGGCATACCGGCCCGGGCGAAGGCGGCGGCGACGGAGGAGACGGCCGGCACCACCTCGACCTCCAGGCCGTATTCGGGGGCGCGCAGGGTGCGGACGACGCCGAAGAAGCCGGGGTCGCCGTCGGCGAGGACGACGGCGGTGCCGCGGTGCTGGGCGATGCGGCGGGCGGCCAGGGTGACGCTGCCGAGCCGGATGCGTTCGGCGGCCGGCGGGACCTCGGGCAGCGCGAGGTGGTGGGCGGCGCCGGCGACGAGGGTCGCGGCACCGAGGGCGGAGCGGCCGGCGGCGGTCAGCGGAGAGCCGTCCCAGCCGATCACCGTGACCCGGTCGGCCATGCTCGTCAGTCTCCTGGGGGGAAGGTGCGGTTCCGGGGGGCGGTCGACGGGTGCGGTGGCCGCCGTCCGGGGGTGCTGCGGGGTGCCGGTCCGCGCTGGTCGGGACGGTCCCGGGCGCCGTCCGGCAGGCCGAGGGTACCCCGGCGGCCGCGGCCGGGAGGTGCTGTGGGGGTCAGTTCCACTCGGGGTAGGCGAAGCCGCTCGCGCCGACGGTCTGGTCGGGGAGTCCGTCGAGGTCCTCGGGGAGCAGGCTCCAGACGATCTGGTCGGTGCGGAGGTCGCTCCAGGTGCCGTCGTCCGCGCGGGTCCGGGCTATGCAGGCGCTGCGGAGCACTCCCTCGCTGATGCAGCCGATCTTCTGGGCGACCTGCTGGGAGGCGGTGTTGCCGGCGGCGGTGCGGAGTTCCAGGCGCTCGAACTTCTGGTCCTGGAAGAGCCAGCGGGCGGTGGCCAGGGCCGCCTCGGAGGCGTAGCCCTCGCCGCGGGCCCAGGAGCCGACGATGTAGGAGAGCTCGGTGGAGCGGACCCGCCAGTTGGTGTTGCCGAGCTGGACGATGCCGACCAGGCGCTGGGTGAGGAACTCGGTGACGGCGAGGTCCAGGCCGCGTCCGGCGATGCGTTCGGTGGGCGCGTAGCGGGTGACCCAGTTGCGGGCGGCGTCCTCGGTGAAGGGCTGGGGCACCGCGGTCCAGGCGGCGACCAGTTCGTCGTTCATCATCGCGGCCAGGGCGGGGATGTCGTCCTCGTCGAGCGCGCGCAGCACCAACCGGTCCGTGCTGAGGGAGATGTCCGGAAAGGTGGATGTCATGCCGATGCTCCAACGCCGTTGACTGGGGTGCTCCGGGGCGTCGCGGGCCGTTTGCTCCGCGAGGCCGGGAACCGTCCTGACCGTCTTGAATGCACCAGCATGCAGCATCGGCAGGTGGGCGTGCCACGCGCAGGGGCCCCGGTCGCGCGGGTGGCGCGGCCGGGGCCCGTCGGCCGTACCCGCCCTCCCCCGCAGGGGCCGGGCGGTGGGGCGTCAGCTCTTGACCGGGCCGAAGGCCGGGATGACCGAGCCGTCCTTGTAGGTGTTCTCGATGAACTTCTTGACCTCGTCGGAGTTGAGGAGCTGGGCGAGCTTCTTGATCCGGGGGTCGTTCTCCTTGCCCTGCTTGACGGCGAGGAAGTTGGCGTAGGGGTTGCCCTTCGCCTTCTCCAGGGCCAGCGCGTCGGTGGAGGGCTTGAGCTTGGCGCCGACGGCGAAGTTGCCGTTGATGACGGCGGCGTCGACGTCGGTGAGGTGGGGCGCGGTCTGGGCGGCCTCCAGCTCGGTGATCTTGATGCCCTTGTTGTCCTTGACGTCGGTCAGCGTGGCGTCGGAGCCGACGCCCGGCTTGAGGGTGATGACGCCGTTGTCGGCGAGCAGCTTGAGCGCGCGGCCCTCGTTGGACGGGTCGTTGGGGACCGAGACGGTGGAGCCGGGCTTGAGCTCGGAGAGCTTGTGGATCTTCTTGGAATAGACCCCCAGCGGCTCGATCTCGACGTTGACGACCGGGACGATGTGGGTGCCGTTCTCCTTGTTGTAGGTGTCCAGGAACGGCTTGTGCTGGAAGAAGTTGGCGTCGACCTCGCCGTCGTCGGTGACCTTGTTGGGCAGCTTGTAGTCGTTGAAGGTCTTCACGACCAGCTTGAGGCCCGCCTGCGGCGCCAGCTTCTCCTTGACGTAGTCGAGGATCGTGGCGTGCGGGGTGGGGCTGGCGGCGATGACGAGCGGGGCGTTCTTGTCGCTGCTCGCGGAGGTGTCGGAGGGGGCGCTGCACGCGCTCGCGCCGAGGGCGACGGCGGAGGCGGCGGCTATGGCCGCGGTGATCTTGATGGTGTTGCGCACGAAGAGTGCCTCTTTCCTGTGCACACGGGGGTTCCGTGTGGGCTGCGCCCGGCAAAGGGTCCGGGCCTTGGGGGTGCGGGTGACGCGGGTGGTCCAGGGGGTCAGGCGGCCTCGGTGACCGGGGCCGGCTCCTCGCTGCGGACCCGGCGCAGGCCGACCCGCAGGGAGGAGGCACGGGCGCCGCGGCGGGCGAGCCGGCGGACGATCAGATCGCCCAGGAGCTGGGCGACGGTGACGATGACGATCAGCTCGACCACGGTGATGATCATGAGCGAGGTCTCGTACCGGAGATAGCCGTAGTTGTAGGCGAGGGCGCCCAGCCCGCCGCCGCCGACCGCGCCGGCGATCGCCGAGTAGCCGATCAGCGTGATGACGGTGGTGGTGACGGCGGCGACCAGGGCGGGCAGCGCCTGCGGGAGCAGCACCTTGAAGATGACGGTCCAGGTGCCGCCGCCCATCGCCTGGGCCGCCTCGACGAGCCCGTGGTCGACCTCGCGCAGTGCGGCCTCCACGAGGCGGGCGAAGAACGGGATGGCCGCGATGGTGAGCGGGACCACCGCGCCGGTCGGGCCGATGGCGACGCCGACCAGGAGGCGGGTCAGCGGCATCAGCACCACGATCAGGATCAGGAACGGGAAGGACCGCCCGATGTTCGCTATCGCGCCGAGGACCTTGTTGACCACGACGTTCTGGAGCATGGCGCCGCGGTCGGTCAGGTGCAGCAGGACGCCGACGGGGATGCCGACGAGGACCGCGTAGAACGTGGACCACCACACCATGAAGAGGGTGTCGAGGGTGGCGTCGGAGAGCAGCGGCTGCATGTCGTGCCAGCTCACTGGGCACCTTCCTTCCGGAGCGGGGCGGCGGTCGCCGGG
Proteins encoded in this region:
- the cbiE gene encoding precorrin-6y C5,15-methyltransferase (decarboxylating) subunit CbiE; the protein is MADRVTVIGWDGSPLTAAGRSALGAATLVAGAAHHLALPEVPPAAERIRLGSVTLAARRIAQHRGTAVVLADGDPGFFGVVRTLRAPEYGLEVEVVPAVSSVAAAFARAGMPWDDAQVVVAHSRDLRRAVNVCRAHTKVAVLTSPGAGPAELALLLEGVHRTFVICEDLGTEREQVTVLTSDKVADHVWRDPNVVIVVGGSPSGAAAQGTGWMAGAPVNRAGDPTGPRGWGLPGRAYGGALGEGESVQLRTAQLARLGPRVGDLVWDIGSGSGAAAVEAARFGAAVIAVDADPDACDRAAALARRHGVQLQAVHGRAPQILEDLPEPDVVRIGVGGADVVTACAARRPERIVTHAATRDEAETLGRALADGGYEVECALLQSVELDTSVWVERERSVVFLLSGYRVPHP
- a CDS encoding GNAT family N-acetyltransferase, producing MTSTFPDISLSTDRLVLRALDEDDIPALAAMMNDELVAAWTAVPQPFTEDAARNWVTRYAPTERIAGRGLDLAVTEFLTQRLVGIVQLGNTNWRVRSTELSYIVGSWARGEGYASEAALATARWLFQDQKFERLELRTAAGNTASQQVAQKIGCISEGVLRSACIARTRADDGTWSDLRTDQIVWSLLPEDLDGLPDQTVGASGFAYPEWN
- a CDS encoding MetQ/NlpA family ABC transporter substrate-binding protein; the encoded protein is MRNTIKITAAIAAASAVALGASACSAPSDTSASSDKNAPLVIAASPTPHATILDYVKEKLAPQAGLKLVVKTFNDYKLPNKVTDDGEVDANFFQHKPFLDTYNKENGTHIVPVVNVEIEPLGVYSKKIHKLSELKPGSTVSVPNDPSNEGRALKLLADNGVITLKPGVGSDATLTDVKDNKGIKITELEAAQTAPHLTDVDAAVINGNFAVGAKLKPSTDALALEKAKGNPYANFLAVKQGKENDPRIKKLAQLLNSDEVKKFIENTYKDGSVIPAFGPVKS
- a CDS encoding methionine ABC transporter permease → MSWHDMQPLLSDATLDTLFMVWWSTFYAVLVGIPVGVLLHLTDRGAMLQNVVVNKVLGAIANIGRSFPFLILIVVLMPLTRLLVGVAIGPTGAVVPLTIAAIPFFARLVEAALREVDHGLVEAAQAMGGGTWTVIFKVLLPQALPALVAAVTTTVITLIGYSAIAGAVGGGGLGALAYNYGYLRYETSLMIITVVELIVIVTVAQLLGDLIVRRLARRGARASSLRVGLRRVRSEEPAPVTEAA